In the genome of Candidatus Moraniibacteriota bacterium, one region contains:
- a CDS encoding IS5 family transposase (programmed frameshift) has product MYPSDITREQFEHIRPFLESTRKRTKPKTLDSYDVFNALLYILVTGCQWRALPKDYPKWQSVYRHFLVWKERKNKQTESMLEQVLKKIVEQERMKNGKQCKTSFCIVDAQSVKNTDTAREKGYDAGKKVSGIKRHILVDTNGLPHAFTVTTANVTDRNGAIQAVKANKKHLSRVEKLLTDGSYTGENFAKAIKACIGAEVGVAKRNELHTFAVLPQRWVVERSFSWLEKCRRLWKNCERTLDSSLQMMVLSFARLLLKRL; this is encoded by the exons ATGTATCCAAGCGACATAACCCGAGAACAATTCGAACACATCAGACCATTTCTCGAATCAACCAGGAAGAGAACCAAACCAAAGACACTTGATTCCTATGACGTATTCAACGCTCTGCTCTACATTCTGGTCACGGGTTGCCAATGGAGGGCACTTCCCAAGGATTATCCAAAATGGCAGAGTGTCTATCGACACTTCCTTGTCTGGAAGGAACGAAAAAACAAACAGACAGAGAGTATGCTTGAGCAAGTCTTAAAAAAAATT GTCGAACAAGAACGTATGAAAAATGGCAAACAATGCAAAACCAGTTTCTGCATCGTTGATGCTCAAAGTGTCAAGAATACAGATACGGCTCGAGAAAAAGGTTATGATGCAGGAAAAAAAGTTTCCGGTATCAAGCGACATATTCTCGTTGACACCAACGGATTGCCGCATGCGTTCACGGTAACCACTGCTAACGTCACTGATCGAAATGGAGCTATCCAAGCCGTCAAGGCAAACAAAAAACACCTTTCACGGGTGGAGAAACTCTTGACTGATGGTAGTTATACCGGAGAAAACTTCGCCAAAGCGATCAAAGCATGTATCGGTGCGGAAGTGGGAGTAGCTAAACGAAACGAATTGCATACGTTTGCCGTTCTTCCTCAGCGCTGGGTGGTCGAGAGAAGCTTCTCCTGGCTGGAGAAATGCCGAAGGCTCTGGAAGAATTGCGAACGGACACTGGATTCGAGCTTACAGATGATGGTTTTAAGTTTTGCTCGATTGTTGTTGAAAAGATTGTAA
- a CDS encoding virulence protein RhuM/Fic/DOC family protein: MKTPLKEQKLAIYQAKDGGIELREDVARETVWASLDQIALLFGRDKSVISRHIRNVFKEEELMRDSVVAFFATTARDKKTYRVEHFNLDMILSVGYRVNSKIATQFRKWATRTLKRHITQGYTLNKNVLARNKAEFLRAIEDIKALSSGSTKVGTEDILELVKAFSGTWFSLRSYDEAGLPRTGSTKKNVTLTADELYGDVELLKKDLAGKGEATELFAQEKYSKSLEGILGNVMQAVFGKDAYETVEEKAAHLLYFVIKNHPFTDGNKRAGAFSFVWFLRKSGIDFTRAITPETLTTLALLIAESKPSDKDRMIGLVLLLLRKPS, from the coding sequence ATGAAAACACCGTTAAAAGAACAAAAATTAGCGATTTACCAGGCGAAGGATGGTGGTATCGAACTTCGCGAGGATGTTGCGAGAGAGACTGTATGGGCGAGTCTGGATCAGATCGCGCTCCTTTTTGGTCGCGATAAATCCGTGATATCGCGGCACATACGCAATGTTTTCAAGGAAGAAGAGCTGATGCGCGATTCAGTTGTTGCATTTTTTGCAACAACTGCCAGAGACAAGAAAACATATCGAGTAGAACACTTCAATCTCGACATGATTCTCTCTGTTGGCTATCGAGTGAATTCGAAAATAGCGACACAGTTCCGGAAATGGGCGACCAGAACACTCAAACGGCATATTACTCAGGGCTATACTTTGAATAAGAATGTCTTGGCAAGAAACAAGGCGGAGTTCTTGCGGGCTATCGAAGATATAAAGGCGCTTTCTTCCGGCAGTACGAAAGTTGGCACGGAGGATATCTTGGAACTCGTGAAAGCCTTTTCGGGGACATGGTTTTCTTTGCGGTCATATGACGAGGCGGGATTGCCACGGACCGGCTCTACCAAGAAAAACGTGACACTCACGGCGGATGAATTGTATGGGGATGTCGAGCTTTTGAAGAAAGATCTTGCGGGGAAGGGCGAGGCGACGGAGCTCTTTGCGCAGGAAAAATATTCCAAATCTTTGGAGGGAATTCTGGGGAATGTCATGCAAGCTGTCTTTGGCAAAGACGCCTACGAAACGGTAGAGGAAAAAGCTGCGCATCTTTTGTATTTTGTGATCAAGAATCATCCTTTTACCGACGGCAATAAACGTGCGGGAGCTTTTTCGTTCGTGTGGTTTTTGCGAAAATCGGGAATTGATTTCACTCGCGCGATTACGCCCGA